The proteins below are encoded in one region of Ephemeroptericola cinctiostellae:
- a CDS encoding NUDIX hydrolase, with translation MRLPVFNPREIPSASFSENSDLPALSDRQITREDLMRALAHPSQGVAEHLLRRDTLLTETELRPAAVLILLLESEQGFDVVLTVRAAHLRHHAGQVSFVGGQVEVGETMERAALREAYEEIGVQPDDIEVLGELPVYHTITGFAVTPVVACMSEQAWHEQNLDIAVDEVDHVFTVPLSHVLDVANTRVHYYTWEERTRQYYSVTFGDYFIWGASMAMLRNLDVLLRYANA, from the coding sequence ATGCGCTTACCCGTATTTAATCCCCGTGAGATTCCAAGCGCTTCATTCAGTGAAAATTCGGATTTACCCGCATTGTCTGATCGGCAGATCACCCGTGAGGATCTGATGCGTGCATTGGCTCATCCCAGTCAAGGTGTGGCTGAGCATTTATTGCGTCGAGACACCCTTTTGACTGAAACAGAATTACGTCCCGCTGCGGTATTGATCCTTTTGTTGGAGTCGGAGCAGGGGTTTGATGTGGTTTTGACGGTGCGCGCGGCTCATCTTCGCCACCATGCCGGCCAAGTGAGTTTCGTCGGTGGACAAGTGGAAGTGGGTGAAACCATGGAACGAGCGGCTTTGCGTGAGGCATATGAAGAGATTGGTGTGCAGCCCGATGACATTGAAGTGCTCGGTGAATTGCCTGTATATCACACGATCACGGGTTTTGCGGTGACGCCAGTCGTGGCCTGCATGTCTGAGCAGGCTTGGCATGAGCAAAACTTAGACATTGCTGTTGACGAGGTCGATCATGTGTTTACCGTTCCATTGAGCCATGTGTTGGATGTTGCGAACACACGTGTGCATTATTACACTTGGGAGGAACGCACCCGTCAATATTATAGCGTGACCTTTGGTGATTATTTTATCTGGGGGGCAAGCATGGCCATGCTGCGCAACCTTGATGTTTTGCTGCGTTATGCAAATGCATAA
- the rplS gene encoding 50S ribosomal protein L19, translated as MNLIQILEQEEIARLGKTIPPFAPGDTVIVSVNVVEGARKRVQAYEGVVIAKRNRGLNSSFIVRKISSGVGVERTFQLYSPIIAGIEVKRRGDVRRAKLYYLRSRSGKSARIKEKLPARKVKVAAVAAE; from the coding sequence ATGAATTTGATTCAAATTTTAGAGCAAGAAGAAATCGCTCGTTTGGGTAAAACCATTCCACCGTTCGCTCCTGGCGATACAGTGATTGTTAGCGTGAACGTGGTTGAGGGTGCGCGTAAGCGTGTACAGGCTTATGAAGGCGTGGTCATTGCAAAACGCAACCGTGGCTTGAACTCATCATTCATCGTTCGTAAAATTTCTTCTGGTGTGGGCGTAGAGCGTACATTCCAATTGTATTCTCCAATCATCGCTGGCATCGAAGTCAAACGCCGTGGTGATGTTCGCCGTGCGAAATTGTACTACTTGCGTAGCCGTTCAGGTAAATCTGCACGTATTAAAGAAAAATTGCCTGCACGTAAAGTTAAAGTTGCTGCAGTTGCCGCAGAATAA
- the trmD gene encoding tRNA (guanosine(37)-N1)-methyltransferase TrmD gives MIALDIITLFPEMFTALTEQGVVSRAFKQGMVDVKFWNPREFALNAYKTVDDRPYGGGPGMVMMGPPLAAAIRAARTRQEALGKEPHVIYLSPQGGALTQNWIAQCLDRVQTTDADRAMRGLIVLCGRYEAVDERLFTLGLIDEELSVGDVVVSGGELPAMLMLDALLRCVGGVLNDDLSAQQDSFSPSVDGLLDCSHYTRPELFEDLAVPSVLLSGDHAKIAVFRRQQSLFNTMRKRFDLIERARVLGKLSKADEKFLEMHSKPE, from the coding sequence ATGATTGCCCTTGATATCATCACTTTATTTCCTGAAATGTTCACAGCCCTAACAGAGCAGGGGGTGGTCAGTCGTGCATTTAAGCAGGGTATGGTGGATGTGAAGTTCTGGAATCCACGGGAGTTTGCACTCAATGCATACAAAACAGTGGATGATCGACCTTATGGGGGTGGGCCTGGGATGGTGATGATGGGGCCACCTTTGGCGGCCGCAATTCGTGCTGCCCGTACCCGTCAAGAGGCATTGGGAAAAGAGCCTCACGTGATTTACTTGTCACCCCAAGGGGGGGCGTTGACTCAAAATTGGATTGCACAGTGTTTGGATCGTGTGCAGACAACCGATGCTGATCGTGCAATGCGTGGTTTAATTGTGTTGTGCGGGCGCTACGAAGCGGTGGATGAGCGTTTGTTCACTTTGGGTCTGATTGATGAAGAGTTGAGTGTCGGGGATGTTGTGGTGTCTGGCGGTGAATTACCAGCCATGCTCATGCTGGATGCCCTGTTGCGCTGTGTGGGTGGTGTTTTGAATGATGATTTATCGGCTCAACAAGATTCATTCAGTCCGTCTGTGGATGGGTTGTTGGATTGTTCACATTACACACGACCTGAATTATTTGAAGATTTGGCTGTCCCAAGCGTGCTTTTATCAGGGGATCATGCTAAAATAGCCGTCTTTCGTCGTCAGCAAAGTTTGTTCAATACGATGCGTAAGCGTTTTGATTTAATTGAGCGTGCACGGGTGCTGGGTAAATTGAGTAAGGCAGACGAGAAGTTTTTAGAAATGCATTCAAAACCTGAGTGA